A window of Gorilla gorilla gorilla isolate KB3781 chromosome 5, NHGRI_mGorGor1-v2.1_pri, whole genome shotgun sequence genomic DNA:
GTAGGGGAGGGGGCGAGGAACACGGCTCTAAGTTGTCTGCTGACTTCTCTTCTGTATCCCTGATGGCTCCTTCTCCCCAGATGCCTCGATTCCTCAGTTCAAACCCGAAATCCAGGTCTATGAGAACATCCATTTGGCCCGTCTTGGGTGAGGAACAGCTAGGGAACAGAGGCTTAAATCCTGGAGGGGACTGGGGATGGAGAGGAAACACGGGTTGGGTTGGGGATGGGCCCTCGTTCCTGAGGACATGAAAAGTAGAGGTATCCTTAATCTGTCTCTCTGGAAAACCCCACAGCCCACCTGCCCACAAGCCCAGGTGATTTTGGTGACATCTGCTGGGAAGTGTGACCTGCTGTCTCGCTGGTCATCTGGCACCTGGAAGATTCCTCGACAACCTTAGCAAGGGGGGCGGGACTGAGAGTTCGACTTCACCATCCAGCTGGCCTCCAGCAGCCACCAAGCTGTgtatggggaggggtgggggactgAAGGAAAGGAGGAGCATTATTCTGTGATGTAACCTACAAAAAGGTTTGGTCTCCTGTCTTGTAGCAGCAGTGGAGGGATGGCCCTGAGCCTATAGTATTGTGGGGTTGAGGGGAGCCTGAGGTTGCTGGTGGGGGCAAGGAGGATGGGTGTGCACAGGGAGGAGACAGGAATCTGGAGACTTGAGCAATGGTGGGGAATCCATTGCAGTGGAGCTGAAGGACAAATGGGGAAAacgagggaagagagagaagggaagagactCAAGTCAGAGAAAGTGGaaagagatggacagagagagaaaaatagaagcaCAAAGTGGGAGGATGGAGGGACAGAGAAAATGGAAAGCCTCAACCCATCTCTAAATTAAGCCAGACCCCCACTACCCCATGTCTCATCCTCACAAAGAAGAGAGGGAACAGGCATATTTAATCAACCCCAGACTTCCTCACATGCAAGGGGAGGGAACTGAGTCAGGATAGAGATGCCTGTGCTCGGCTCCCACCCGGGGCCCCCTCCTTATCCTTCCTTATCCTAGGCACACACTCTTCCCTGTGGCGCTTTACCGGGGCATTCAGAGCATGTGAGCAGCTATCGCCACTCTGGCACTTCCTTCCTGCTGCCCTGAGGTCACACCCTATTTCCCGGGGGCAGAGGGAGTGTCTACTCAGGCTGGCAGGCCCAGTGGGGGTGTGTTATTTATTGGGCCGGGGCCATCCTGGGATGTCTGTGAACCATGGGTGAGTCTGGGCTGGTGAAGCGAGGGAGGGTATTGATGCTCCCAACTTGGCCATTCCCTAGTCTCAGGCAGAAATGAGCTGAGCTCCAGCCACACCTTCACAAGCAGCTCCACTGGGTGCCCTTTTGTGTCTCTGCTCAAGCTTGGGCCTTACTGGAGAAAAGCTTTCTCAGAAGTCTCACCTAAAGCCTTCAGGCTGCAGGGGCTTAAACTAAGCCATTGGCAAGAAAAAGGACGAAAATGACACAGATGGAGAATGAGGGGAGTGCCGTGGTCCAGGTTCCAGCTCCAGCCCAACCCACCAAGCAGCTACAGTTTGCTCttagagcacacacacacagacacacacacacacacatacacacacacatacacacacacacatacacacacacatacacacacacacactgcagtaTCTGCAGTATTACTGGACTCCTAGATAGACCTTTTATTAAAGGTACCCTTCATAGTCCCCCAAGCCCTCCATCCTGAGTTCCCGACCTACCACATTAGTCTTTCCTAGCAAGACTCTCCTCCTTACCATACCTGATGCTCCTTTGATCCCCTTGCCTGAGATCCACAGTGTCATCAAAATGCCTGCCTTGCCAGTGACCTGGGCTGACACGGGGCATCAGCAATGGGCatctagaaaagacaaaagacacagaataggTGTTCTTTATGAAGTTGGACTCTGGGCAGGTGCCTCCCCAGGCCTTGTGAGGGGTCTGTGAGGGGTCTGCTGAGAGATCTGGGGTCTCTGTACAAAATTAGGTTCTCTGGCATGTCTCAAAGTGTCTGTGCAGGTGTTTCCAGGGCCGCGGTGATGGCGGGGGGTATCCTGGTTTGGGGGCTGCAGATCCACGGAAGCTAGTGGAGGAGGTGTCCTCTCCCAGCGAAGCTGGCCACAAAGAGGGGCAGGGAGGCGAGGAGGCTGGTGAGCTGCTGTGGGGAAGCGGCTATGTTGCACAGGTCCTGCTCGCAGCAGTGGTGCCACAGAGTGTAGGAGTGCAGCCAGTAGGTGGCATAGCCTGGCAGAGGGCACTGGGCCCTTGAGAGGCAGCTTTTTCACTCAGTGATCTCACTCTGGTCTGTGGGATGAAAGAGGCATGCTGAGGCGGGGGCCACAGGAAAGGCCGGATGGATGGAGGTAGGGAGCCTCCTGGAGAAGGGCCACTGGACCAGAGTCCTACCTGAAGTGCCAATACTGATGCCGCAAGCTTCATCGTCCCGACACTCGGTGGGAACAGGGTGGCAGGGTTTGGTGAAGCCACAGATGTAGCAGCGGAGCCTTCCCCGGGCAGGGGACATGGTGAGACCTGTTGAGGCAGCAGAGATTAGGAGAGCAGGAGAGGCAAACCCTCCCTGTGGGGCAGGCAGAGGCCAGATCCGGAGAGGGATCACAGAGAGAGGTGACACATGAAGCAGAGAGAGGAAAGCTGTGGAATAAGGGAGGAAAGctgacagaagtagaaaaaatagctgggcacagtggctcacgcctgtaatcccagcactttgggaggccgaggcgggctgatcatgaggtcagaagattgagaccatcctggctaacacggtgaaaccccgtctctactaaaaatacaaaaaatta
This region includes:
- the LOC101138215 gene encoding lymphocyte antigen 6G6e-like isoform X2; the protein is MLQLYKSRNLGVQIISPRFLSLCLAMGTSSIFLCVLFLCGALGLTMSPARGRLRCYICGFTKPCHPVPTECRDDEACGISIGTSDAHC
- the LOC101138215 gene encoding lymphocyte antigen 6G6e-like isoform X1, producing the protein MLQLYKSRNLGVQIISPRFLSLCLAMGTSSIFLCVLFLCGALGLTMSPARGRLRCYICGFTKPCHPVPTECRDDEACGISIGTSDQSEITE